In a genomic window of Melitaea cinxia chromosome 27, ilMelCinx1.1, whole genome shotgun sequence:
- the LOC123667305 gene encoding piggyBac transposable element-derived protein 3-like, translated as MNLMQPYLFKGHELYMDNYYNSVALSDRLLNCMTHTTGTLRKDRKDNPKDVVSKVLKKDEHVWMRKGKVYVSAWKDKRIVTMITTQHHPRLVVTRNRFGKQLTKPKEIEVYNKYMSGIDISDQMLSYYSTPKKTVRWYKKVFFHIFDMALWNAYYTFRKHCNDKETMLGFREHVIRYLLGVDNLNCTDLITSKKPTNPRTSGNPRMSLPTSNQDRGQEGTTLQALNHWPEPIPKTENCKRNKAFLKCRLCSKNKIKKETSYRCKGCSSKPPLCPGCFEQWHCQIENID; from the coding sequence ATGAATCTGATGCAGCCATATTTATTCAAGGGTCATGAGCTTTACATggataattattacaatagcGTGGCCTTATCTGATAGACTTTTAAACTGCATGACACATACAACAGGTACTTTAAGGAAAGATAGAAAAGACAATCCGAAAGATGTTGTGAGCAAAGTACTTAAAAAAGATGAACATGTATGGATGAGAAAAGGAAAGGTGTATGTTTCAGCCTGGAAAGATAAACGAATTGTGACTATGATCACAACACAACACCACCCTCGACTGGTCGTAACTCGGAATAGATTTGGCAAACAATTGACAAAGCCTAAAGAGATcgaagtatataataaatatatgtctgGTATAGACATTTCAGACCAGATGCTGTCTTATTATTCGACTCCAAAAAAGACAGTACGGTGGTATAAGAAAGTCTTTTTCCATATTTTTGATATGGCCTTATGGAATGCCTATTATACGTTTCGAAAACATTGTAACGATAAAGAAACGATGCTCGGTTTCAGAGAACATGTCATTAGATATTTACTAGGTGTTGACAACTTAAATTGCACTGATCTCATTACTTCTAAAAAACCGACAAACCCAAGAACATCAGGGAACCCGAGAATGTCCCTACCTACAAGTAATCAGGACAGGGGCCAAGAAGGGACAACTTTGCAAGCGTTAAACCACTGGCCTGAACCAATACCAAAAACAGAAAACTGTAAACGTAATAAGGCTTTTTTAAAGTGCCGCTTATgctctaaaaacaaaattaaaaaggaaaCTAGCTACCGGTGCAAGGGATGCTCCAGTAAACCACCATTATGTCCTGGATGTTTTGAGCAGTGGCATTGCCAAATAGAAAATATCGActga